The Osmia lignaria lignaria isolate PbOS001 chromosome 14, iyOsmLign1, whole genome shotgun sequence genome has a window encoding:
- the LOC117609255 gene encoding stress-associated endoplasmic reticulum protein 2, with translation MAPKQRMRIANERATKNITLRGNVPKSSKPQDDGSPIGPCLLALFLFVVCGSAVFQIIQSIRMA, from the exons ATGGCACCAAAACAAAGAATGCGCATCGCTAATGAAAGAGCCACCAAAAACATTACACTACGTGGAAATGTTCCAAAATCATcg AAACCACAAGATGATGGATCTCCAATTGGACCCTGCTTGCTAGCACTTTTCCTATTCGTTGTATGTGGTTCTG ctGTATTCCAAATCATTCAGAGTATTAGAATGGCATAA